The following are encoded in a window of Haliotis asinina isolate JCU_RB_2024 chromosome 14, JCU_Hal_asi_v2, whole genome shotgun sequence genomic DNA:
- the LOC137261479 gene encoding innexin unc-9-like: MPGLRAWFGRGLDQDYVDSINSFWTVLLLALCSVGSFALRFITTPISCWCPAQFEASQTSYTKESCFMKGLYHEASIRDDSDNGNREPVASYHLWIPLILFFQALAFKLPNIIWNSTKHLFTFNMEETVESLKSAQMTNAENRQVMFSDAARVFGSLLRRNRILLALLYLIVKLLSCVNLIAQFIFLTTYFRQNLAIRVGSYAGFDMDSIINPLLVKDGHCYFKIYQFQRVHSYTVQCTLPITEIYEKMFTFLWYWVFFLAVITILNLVLWAGYLFLPFLRDGRIAAHVNAAKGSRPDELSITRFISGFLGMDGVLVLSMISWNSSELVSAKLTQHLYQVFREKEEELDAHRDLYTGEPGTEALLPAASGTNAALPMTELTSADPNLEKMPIL, translated from the coding sequence ATGCCAGGATTAAGAGCATGGTTTGGACGTGGATTAGATCAGGATTATGTCGACTCCATCAACAGTTTCTGGACAGTCCTTCTATTGGCCCTGTGTTCCGTTGGATCATTTGCCTTGCGTTTCATCACTACACCTATCAGTTGCTGGTGTCCTGCTCAGTTCGAAGCGTCTCAGACCTCGTACACTAAGGAATCCTGTTTCATGAAGGGTTTGTATCATGAGGCCTCAATTCGTGATGATTCTGACAACGGAAATCGGGAACCTGTTGCCTCCTACCACCTCTGGATACCACTCATACTATTCTTTCAAGCCCTGGCTTTCAAACTACCCAACATCATCTGGAACAGCACCAAGCACTTGTTCACTTTCAATATGGAAGAAACTGTGGAATCATTGAAAAGTGCACAAATGACCAATGCTGAGAACCGACAGGTTATGTTCAGTGATGCAGCCCGAGTATTTGGGAGTCTGTTGAGAAGAAATAGAATCCTTCTGGCTCTTCTGTACCTGATTGTGAAGCTTCTCTCCTGTGTCAATCTGATAGCACAGTTTATTTTCCTAACGACATACTTCAGACAAAATCTGGCAATCAGGGTTGGATCCTATGCTGGTTTCGATATGGACTCCATCATAAATCCGTTGCTTGTAAAAGATGGTCATTGCTATTTTAAAATTTATCAGTTTCAGAGAGTTCACAGCTACACAGTACAGTGCACCCTGCCAATCACCGAAATCTATGAGAAGATGTTCACATTCCTTTGGTACTGGGTCTTCTTCCTGGCTGTCATCACCATCCTTAACCTTGTCCTGTGGGCAGGCTATCTTTTCCTGCCGTTCCTTAGAGATGGTAGGATAGCTGCCCACGTCAACGCTGCCAAAGGATCTCGCCCAGACGAACTCTCCATAACTCGATTCATCAGCGGTTTCTTGGGAATGGATGGAGTACTTGTCTTGTCCATGATCTCTTGGAATTCCAGTGAGCTGGTTTCAGCGAAGCTCACCCAACATTTGTACCAGGTGTTTCGGGAAAAGGAAGAAGAACTTGATGCACACCGAGATTTGTACACAGGAGAACCGGGTACTGAAGCTCTCTTACCTGCAGCATCAGGAACGAATGCAGCTTTACCAATGACTGAACTCACTTCTGCAGACCCAAACTTGGAGAAAATGCCTATCCTGTAA
- the LOC137261389 gene encoding innexin unc-9-like, translated as MAGLRAWFGRGLDQDYVDSINSFWTVLLLALCSVGSFTMRYITTPIRCWCPAQFEASQTSYTHEACFLKELYHNRSVFDDYTKTPASVSSYHLWIPLILFFQALAFKLPNVIWNSTKHLLTFNMEETVESLKSAQMTNVENRQATYSEAARVFGSLLRRNRILLALLYLIVKFLYCVNLIVQLVFLTIHFRQNLAIRVGSHAGFDMDSVINPLLVKDVHCTFEIHWMQTHSHAVQCTLPITEIYEKMFTFLWYWVLLLAVITTLNLVLWVGFLFLPFIRNGRIAAHVNAAKGSRPDEHTVTRFISSFLGMDGVLVLSMISWNSSELVSAKLTQHLYQVFREKEEELNAQRNLYTREIGRGVIVPAASGTNAALPMSDLAAGDPNLEKVPML; from the coding sequence CAGGATTGAGAGCGTGGTTTGGACGTGGATTAGATCAGGATTATGTCGACTCCATCAACAGTTTCTGGACAGTCCTTCTATTGGCCCTGTGTTCTGTGGGATCATTCACCATGCGTTATATCACTACACCTATCCGTTGCTGGTGTCCTGCTCAGTTCGAAGCGTCTCAGACCTCGTACACTCATGAAGCTTGTTTTTTGAAGGAGCTGTATCATAACAGGTCAGTATTTGATGATTACACCAAAACACCTGCCTCTGTATCCTCCTACCACCTCTGGATACCACTCATACTTTTCTTCCAAGCCCTGGCTTTCAAACTACCAAACGTCATCTGGAACAGCACCAAGCACTTGCTCACTTTCAATATGGAAGAAACTGTGGAATCATTGAAAAGTGCACAAATGACCAATGTTGAGAATCGCCAGGCCACGTACAGTGAAGCAGCCCGAGTATTTGGGAGTCTGTTGAGAAGAAATCGAATCCTTCTGGCTCTTCTGTACCtgattgtgaagtttctttACTGTGTCAATCTGATAGTCCAGCTTGTATTCCTAACAATACACTTTAGACAAAACCTGGCAATCAGGGTTGGATCTCATGCTGGTTTTGATATGGACTCCGTCATAAATCCGTTGCTTGTTAAAGATGTTCATTGTACTTTTGAAATTCACTGGATGCAGACTCACTCACATGCAGTTCAGTGCACCCTGCCGATCACTGAAATCTATGAGAAGATGTTCACATTCCTGTGGTACTGGGTCCTCCTCCTGGCTGTCATCACAACACTTAACCTTGTCCTGTGGGTAGGTTTTCTCTTCCTTCCATTTATAAGAAATGGTAGGATAGCTGCCCATGTCAACGCGGCCAAAGGATCTCGTCCTGACGAACACACTGTAACTCGATTCATCAGCAGTTTCCTGGGAATGGATGGAGTACTTGTCTTGTCCATGATCTCATGGAATTCCAGTGAGCTGGTTTCAGCGAAGCTCACTCAACATTTGTACCAAGTGTTTCGGGAAAAGGAAGAGGAACTGAATGCTCAGCGAAATCTCTACACAAGGGAAATAGGAAGAGGTGTTATCGTACCTGCAGCATCAGGGACAAATGCAGCTTTACCAATGAGTGATCTCGCCGCTGGTGACCCAAACTTGGAGAAAGTGCCTATGCTGTAA